A single Streptomyces sp. 2114.4 DNA region contains:
- a CDS encoding HEAT repeat domain-containing protein, translated as MEEEFHELTDRVRAELRSPQDLVAYERLLGLARKNTPAGREELARMLVAVERPLWAREIAAFILGCAGDKRAFETLVLLLNYRDPVRCATAAHALARLGDPRTARAAAALATNPLRTAYALHPVRLLAELRAPQSVPALIATLERLLTPHNPYWRVALACVEGLGALGDRRAVPALTTAVTHPRLAAAAAASLARLGVHENTPAQAGPGAGEGGAGAGAPGRGPGERSRGSAGGSAPDVSGRR; from the coding sequence ATGGAAGAGGAATTCCACGAGTTGACGGACCGGGTGCGGGCCGAACTCCGCTCCCCGCAGGATCTGGTCGCCTACGAACGGCTGCTGGGGCTGGCCCGCAAGAACACCCCGGCCGGGCGGGAGGAACTGGCCCGGATGCTGGTCGCCGTCGAACGCCCGCTGTGGGCCAGGGAGATCGCCGCCTTCATCCTGGGCTGCGCCGGCGACAAGCGGGCCTTCGAGACGCTGGTGCTGCTGCTGAACTACCGCGACCCGGTGCGCTGCGCCACCGCCGCACACGCCCTGGCCCGCCTCGGCGACCCCCGTACCGCCCGCGCCGCCGCCGCGCTCGCCACCAACCCGCTGCGCACCGCCTACGCCCTGCACCCGGTCCGGCTGCTCGCCGAACTCCGCGCACCACAGTCCGTCCCCGCGCTGATCGCGACCCTGGAGCGGCTGCTGACCCCGCACAACCCCTACTGGCGGGTGGCGCTCGCCTGTGTCGAGGGCCTGGGCGCACTGGGCGACCGCCGCGCGGTCCCCGCCCTCACCACGGCCGTCACCCATCCCCGGCTGGCGGCCGCGGCGGCGGCGTCACTGGCGCGGCTGGGGGTGCACGAGAACACGCCGGCGCAGGCCGGACCCGGGGCGGGGGAGGGGGGCGCGGGGGCCGGTGCGCCGGGCCGGGGGCCGGGGGAGCGGAGCCGGGGGTCCGCCGGCGGTTCCGCTCCGGACGTCAGCGGGCGCCGGTAG
- a CDS encoding Rv2578c family radical SAM protein — protein sequence MRWDNLGDSPSALFGTDIVSRTVDTPEFRGITFHEVRARSIVNRVPGASRMPFEWTVNPYRGCSHACVYCFARKTHSYLDLDTGQDFDSQIVVKVNAPELLRRELAGRRWRGDHIAMGTNVDCYQRAEGRYQLMPGIITALRDYANPFSILTKGTLILRDLALLRQAAEVTDVGISVSVGFLDRELWRTVEPGTPAPERRLDVVRTLTAHGIPCGVLMAPVIPFLGDAPEQLRATVRAIAEAGAASVTPLVLHLRPGAREWFLSWLEHHHPHLVHRYRTMYGDGAYAPTWYQRRITRQVHEFAAEFGIGPSLPGAARKIPSAPAAPGPAGAPGEDEPRSPAGPTQLTLI from the coding sequence ATGCGCTGGGACAACCTCGGCGACAGCCCGTCCGCGCTGTTCGGTACGGACATCGTCAGCCGGACCGTCGACACCCCCGAATTCCGCGGGATCACCTTCCACGAAGTGCGCGCCCGCTCGATCGTGAACCGGGTCCCGGGCGCCTCCCGGATGCCGTTCGAATGGACCGTGAATCCGTACCGCGGTTGCAGCCACGCCTGTGTGTACTGCTTCGCGCGCAAGACGCACAGCTATCTCGACCTGGACACCGGGCAGGACTTCGACTCGCAGATCGTGGTGAAGGTCAACGCCCCCGAGCTGCTGCGCCGCGAGCTGGCCGGGCGGCGCTGGCGCGGTGACCACATCGCCATGGGTACGAACGTCGACTGCTATCAGCGCGCCGAGGGCCGCTACCAGCTGATGCCCGGCATCATCACGGCGCTGCGCGACTACGCCAACCCCTTCTCGATCCTCACCAAGGGCACGCTCATCCTGCGGGATCTGGCGCTGCTGCGGCAGGCCGCCGAGGTCACCGACGTCGGCATCTCCGTCTCCGTCGGCTTCCTGGACCGCGAGCTGTGGCGCACGGTCGAGCCCGGCACCCCCGCCCCGGAGCGGCGGCTGGACGTGGTGCGCACCCTCACCGCGCACGGCATCCCGTGCGGTGTCCTGATGGCGCCGGTGATCCCGTTCCTCGGGGACGCACCGGAACAGCTGCGGGCCACGGTGCGCGCCATCGCCGAGGCCGGCGCCGCCTCGGTCACGCCGCTCGTACTCCACCTGCGGCCCGGCGCCCGTGAATGGTTCCTGTCGTGGCTGGAGCACCACCACCCGCATCTCGTGCACCGCTACCGGACGATGTACGGCGACGGCGCCTACGCCCCCACCTGGTACCAGCGCCGGATCACCCGCCAGGTCCACGAATTCGCCGCGGAGTTCGGCATCGGGCCCTCCCTGCCCGGCGCGGCCCGCAAGATCCCCTCGGCGCCTGCCGCCCCCGGCCCGGCCGGTGCCCCCGGGGAGGACGAGCCCCGCTCACCGGCGGGACCGACCCAGTTGACCCTGATATGA
- a CDS encoding SRPBCC family protein, translated as MGQVEAITQREIAADPEDVFDALADYSGTRRQLLPEHFSEYEVREGGDGKGTLVHWKLQATSKRVRDCLLEVDEPTDGQLVEKDRNSSMVTTWVVTPAGEKRAKVVVTTTWQGAGGIGGFFERTFAPKGLGRIYDTILDNLTAHVTK; from the coding sequence ATGGGGCAGGTCGAGGCCATCACGCAGCGCGAGATCGCGGCGGACCCGGAGGACGTGTTCGACGCGCTCGCCGACTACTCCGGCACGCGCCGGCAGCTGCTGCCCGAGCACTTCAGCGAGTACGAGGTCCGCGAGGGCGGCGACGGCAAGGGCACCCTCGTCCACTGGAAGCTCCAGGCCACGAGCAAGCGGGTGCGCGACTGCCTGCTGGAGGTCGACGAGCCGACCGACGGGCAGCTCGTGGAGAAGGACCGCAACTCCTCGATGGTGACCACCTGGGTCGTCACCCCGGCCGGTGAGAAGCGCGCCAAGGTCGTCGTCACCACCACCTGGCAGGGCGCCGGCGGTATCGGCGGCTTCTTCGAGCGCACCTTTGCCCCCAAGGGGCTCGGCCGGATCTACGACACCATCCTCGACAACCTCACGGCCCACGTCACGAAGTGA
- a CDS encoding MFS transporter: MGGTTLSERVGRSGPPVSGTTTAPVAHDRTTDETDRLGRSEEPPPGATAPAGSRRVRLVVLALMPALLLAALGQTIVASALPEIAGDLGELHGRDTMSWAVTSYLLAAAIGLPLHGKLGDLFGRKRVLLFALLVFTAGSALAGWSRTMDELIAFRAVQGAAGGGLLIGVQTVIAAVVPPRARGRAMGLTGAAYGLATVAGPPLGGLCTDHASWRWCFSLNVPFGVLSLLVLAVGLKLPRPVRRARPDIAGALLLAAFATCLVLLSSWGGTEYAWNSRVVLGLGAGALGCAVLFLAVEHVVAEPLIPLRLFRDAVFHVTGLTGAVIGLALFGAVGCLPAFLQGAGGATATESGLLMLPVTGGLVLGCLVSGRLISRTGHFRTFPVLGCALAGAGMWLPARMPQHTPREVCSLWTGLLGLGIGLVLPVLALAVRNSVRAAGPGTTTGAPHYFRQLGGSIGAALFGALLADRLARRLGDRPPAPARLPAPESITPHLVRALPASLRDSAVAAYAHALPGIFFSLVPVLVLGLVLAFFLKEKPLVSHASPAPQTSPTPHAAPHAPHAPHASYGAPADPAAVPPARSTTDAAAPHTPDSRTTYPRTHGYGSTGAPAVTAGVPVCGTVQHHDGSIVPRAALTLIDVAGRQVGRGATGDDGRYALSTPGAGSYVLIAAAGGHQPQAVTVTVGERPVELDVVLGGAGRLAGTVTTADGTPVREAMVTLTDVRGEVVATTRSGREGGYVIGELVAGEYTLASSAPAFRPAALPVTVQASRETRQDIELAGGAVLRGTVRAGGGRPVEDARVTLLDAAGNVVDTATTGSDGLFRFVDLSAGEYTVIAAGYPPVATVLRMAGGGRTERDLQLGHED; encoded by the coding sequence GTGGGCGGGACCACCCTGAGCGAGCGGGTCGGGCGGAGCGGTCCGCCCGTCTCCGGCACGACCACGGCCCCGGTCGCGCACGACAGGACCACCGACGAAACCGACCGGCTCGGCAGGTCCGAGGAGCCCCCTCCCGGGGCGACGGCCCCGGCCGGCTCCCGCCGCGTCCGCCTGGTCGTCCTCGCCCTGATGCCGGCGCTGCTGCTCGCGGCCCTCGGCCAGACCATCGTCGCCTCCGCGCTCCCCGAGATCGCCGGCGATCTCGGGGAACTGCACGGCCGGGACACGATGTCCTGGGCGGTGACCTCCTACCTCCTCGCCGCGGCCATCGGCCTGCCGCTCCACGGCAAGCTCGGTGACCTCTTCGGCCGCAAGCGCGTCCTCCTCTTCGCCCTCCTCGTCTTCACCGCCGGCTCGGCGCTGGCCGGCTGGTCGCGGACAATGGATGAACTGATCGCCTTCCGCGCCGTCCAGGGCGCCGCCGGCGGCGGGCTGCTCATCGGCGTACAGACGGTCATCGCCGCTGTCGTACCGCCGCGGGCCCGCGGTCGCGCCATGGGACTGACCGGTGCCGCCTACGGACTCGCCACCGTGGCCGGCCCGCCGCTCGGCGGCCTCTGCACCGACCACGCCTCCTGGCGCTGGTGCTTCTCCCTCAACGTCCCCTTCGGTGTGCTCTCGCTCCTCGTCCTCGCCGTCGGCCTGAAGCTGCCGCGGCCGGTGCGCCGCGCCCGGCCGGACATCGCCGGAGCGCTGCTGCTCGCCGCGTTCGCCACCTGCCTTGTCCTGCTGAGCAGTTGGGGCGGTACGGAGTACGCCTGGAACTCGCGGGTCGTCCTCGGGCTCGGTGCCGGTGCGCTCGGCTGCGCCGTGCTGTTCCTCGCCGTCGAGCACGTCGTCGCCGAACCGCTGATCCCGTTGCGGCTGTTCCGCGACGCGGTCTTCCACGTCACCGGCCTGACCGGCGCCGTCATCGGCCTCGCGCTCTTCGGCGCCGTCGGCTGCCTGCCGGCCTTCCTGCAGGGGGCCGGCGGGGCCACGGCCACCGAGTCCGGGCTGCTGATGCTGCCCGTGACGGGCGGCCTCGTCCTCGGCTGTCTCGTCTCCGGCCGGCTCATCAGCCGCACCGGCCACTTCAGGACGTTCCCCGTCCTGGGCTGTGCGCTGGCCGGGGCGGGGATGTGGCTGCCGGCGCGGATGCCGCAGCACACTCCGCGCGAGGTCTGCAGCCTCTGGACGGGCCTCCTCGGACTCGGCATCGGCCTCGTGCTGCCGGTGCTGGCGCTCGCCGTGCGGAACTCCGTACGCGCCGCCGGCCCCGGCACCACGACCGGCGCCCCCCACTACTTCCGGCAGCTCGGCGGCAGCATCGGAGCGGCCCTTTTCGGCGCCCTCTTGGCCGACCGGCTGGCCCGCCGGCTCGGCGACCGGCCGCCGGCGCCGGCACGGCTGCCCGCCCCGGAGTCGATCACCCCGCACCTGGTGCGCGCCCTGCCCGCCTCGCTGCGCGACAGCGCCGTCGCCGCGTATGCGCATGCCCTGCCGGGGATCTTCTTCTCTCTCGTGCCGGTGCTCGTCCTGGGCCTTGTGCTCGCCTTCTTCCTGAAAGAGAAACCCCTGGTGTCCCACGCCTCTCCTGCCCCGCAGACCTCCCCGACCCCGCACGCCGCCCCGCACGCCCCGCACGCCCCGCATGCCTCGTACGGCGCTCCGGCCGACCCCGCCGCCGTGCCCCCGGCCCGTTCCACGACCGACGCGGCAGCCCCCCATACCCCCGACAGCAGGACGACTTACCCCCGGACGCACGGCTACGGCAGCACCGGAGCGCCCGCCGTCACGGCCGGTGTCCCGGTGTGCGGCACGGTCCAGCACCACGACGGCAGCATCGTGCCGCGTGCCGCGCTCACCCTCATCGATGTCGCCGGCCGCCAGGTCGGCCGCGGTGCCACCGGTGACGACGGGCGGTATGCCCTGAGCACCCCGGGGGCCGGCTCGTATGTGCTGATCGCGGCGGCGGGCGGGCACCAGCCGCAGGCCGTCACCGTCACCGTCGGCGAGCGGCCGGTCGAACTGGACGTCGTGCTCGGCGGCGCGGGGCGCCTCGCGGGCACCGTCACCACCGCCGACGGCACACCCGTACGCGAGGCCATGGTCACCCTCACCGATGTCCGCGGCGAGGTCGTCGCCACCACCCGCAGCGGGCGTGAAGGCGGCTACGTCATCGGCGAGTTGGTGGCGGGCGAGTACACTCTCGCCTCCAGCGCCCCGGCGTTCCGCCCCGCCGCGCTGCCGGTGACCGTGCAGGCGTCGCGGGAGACCCGCCAGGACATCGAGCTGGCCGGCGGCGCGGTGCTGCGCGGGACCGTACGGGCCGGCGGCGGCCGCCCGGTCGAGGACGCCAGGGTCACCCTCCTGGACGCCGCCGGCAATGTCGTCGACACCGCGACCACCGGCTCCGACGGGCTGTTCCGCTTCGTGGATCTGTCGGCCGGCGAGTACACCGTCATCGCCGCCGGATACCCGCCGGTGGCCACCGTCCTGCGGATGGCGGGCGGCGGCCGCACCGAGCGCGACCTCCAACTGGGGCACGAGGACTGA
- a CDS encoding class I SAM-dependent methyltransferase, producing MPVRVTADLKGVPETALWTLYHRAAEAARPDTVLPDPRAVRLLAEIGFPFAERLGTVRPWLAQAIALRALAFDGVVRAFLAAHPEGTVIALGEGLETQFWRVDNGRARWVTVDLPEPLALRRSVLPHGARQRLVACDIRERRWMAGTDAARGVLVTAQGVLMYLRPTEVTRLIADCAEAFPGGAMVFDTVSRRFSAHTRAGAKGPGGHRLPPMPWGMDAAGRDQLRAAHPAVGEVADVPLPTGRGFLGHLAPRAAAVPLLRGDRPLITRLRFGAASPGSGAASPNSGAALPSSAAALPHSRTVLPHSRTVLPHPRTPPPG from the coding sequence GTGCCAGTCCGTGTCACGGCAGACCTCAAGGGAGTTCCCGAAACGGCGTTGTGGACGCTCTACCACCGCGCCGCCGAAGCCGCCCGCCCGGACACGGTGCTGCCCGATCCACGCGCCGTACGACTCCTCGCCGAAATCGGCTTCCCCTTCGCGGAGCGGCTGGGCACCGTCCGGCCGTGGCTGGCGCAGGCCATCGCCCTCCGGGCCCTCGCATTCGACGGCGTCGTGCGTGCCTTCCTCGCCGCCCACCCCGAGGGCACCGTGATCGCACTCGGCGAGGGGCTGGAGACCCAGTTCTGGCGGGTCGACAACGGCCGGGCCCGCTGGGTGACCGTCGACCTCCCCGAACCGCTGGCGCTGCGCAGGAGCGTACTGCCGCACGGAGCACGGCAGCGGCTCGTCGCCTGCGACATCCGCGAGCGCCGGTGGATGGCGGGGACCGACGCCGCACGCGGGGTGCTGGTGACCGCGCAGGGCGTGCTGATGTATCTGCGGCCCACTGAAGTGACCCGGCTGATCGCCGACTGCGCCGAGGCGTTTCCCGGTGGCGCGATGGTGTTCGACACCGTCTCACGGCGCTTCAGCGCCCACACCCGCGCCGGTGCCAAGGGGCCCGGCGGCCATCGTCTGCCCCCGATGCCCTGGGGCATGGACGCGGCCGGGCGGGACCAACTGCGCGCCGCCCATCCGGCCGTCGGCGAAGTGGCCGACGTTCCGCTGCCCACCGGCCGTGGGTTCCTCGGCCATCTCGCGCCGCGCGCCGCGGCCGTGCCCCTGCTGCGCGGGGACCGCCCGCTGATCACCCGGCTGCGTTTCGGTGCGGCGTCGCCGGGTTCCGGTGCGGCATCGCCGAATTCCGGTGCGGCGCTGCCGAGTTCCGCTGCGGCGCTGCCGCATTCCCGTACGGTGCTGCCGCATTCCCGTACGGTGCTGCCGCATCCCCGTACGCCTCCGCCGGGTTGA
- a CDS encoding class A beta-lactamase-related serine hydrolase, whose product MTHGSRIATRTRRGLAAAVAAGALLTALTTATSASASTSSTPVGDSRVVCTSKKPGLAPALSQDIADALDGRKGASALAVYDRPTRTRCEFKAGSHFDSASVVKVTVLGALLRQSQEAHRKLTPHEVKQTTAMITKSDNDATSALWHQISPAGIKHFLSLAGMGHTVPGAGKAWGLTQVTAADQLTLMQLLTTDNTVLTPPSRGYALDLMHRVERDQRWGVPAGAPATASVHVKNGWLPRDTGGWRVHSVGSFTGGGHDYGMAVLSTGSRTMDYGVDTVESAARVIHRDLAH is encoded by the coding sequence TTGACGCACGGATCACGCATAGCCACCCGCACGCGCCGTGGACTGGCCGCGGCCGTGGCCGCCGGAGCGCTGCTCACGGCGCTCACCACGGCGACCTCGGCCTCGGCCAGCACCTCCAGCACGCCGGTGGGCGACTCCCGGGTCGTGTGCACCTCCAAGAAGCCGGGCCTGGCGCCCGCCCTGTCCCAGGACATCGCCGACGCCCTCGACGGGCGCAAGGGCGCCTCGGCGCTGGCGGTCTACGACCGGCCCACCCGCACCCGCTGCGAGTTCAAGGCCGGCAGCCACTTCGACTCGGCGAGTGTGGTGAAGGTCACCGTGCTCGGTGCCCTGCTGCGGCAGAGCCAGGAGGCGCACCGCAAGCTGACCCCGCACGAGGTCAAGCAGACCACCGCCATGATCACCAAGTCGGACAACGACGCGACCTCGGCGCTCTGGCACCAGATCAGCCCGGCCGGTATCAAGCACTTCCTGTCCCTGGCCGGCATGGGGCACACCGTCCCCGGCGCGGGCAAGGCCTGGGGCCTCACTCAGGTCACCGCCGCCGACCAGCTCACCCTGATGCAGCTGCTCACCACGGACAACACGGTGCTCACCCCGCCCTCCCGCGGCTATGCGCTCGACCTGATGCACCGGGTCGAGCGCGACCAGCGCTGGGGAGTGCCCGCCGGCGCCCCCGCCACGGCCTCCGTCCACGTCAAGAACGGCTGGCTGCCGCGCGACACCGGCGGCTGGCGGGTCCACAGCGTCGGCTCCTTCACCGGCGGCGGCCACGACTACGGCATGGCCGTCCTCTCCACCGGAAGCCGCACCATGGACTACGGGGTGGACACCGTCGAGAGCGCCGCACGGGTCATCCACCGCGATCTGGCGCACTGA
- a CDS encoding helix-turn-helix domain-containing protein encodes MVSEALNDALPQRGIRADSEDDQLAILAELIAQTLCDRNPGFREVIERGGHQQVTRLIEEVLRRGRPLPDKVRAVMLRTDTDIHLVASALGDCLVSAHKEAPGLLIPAQLADGKSGRARLKGVLRHRAAVVGHAVPAHEAAASVRSASRLLDLASPHDGPEAGVVFVDDHLSSLLLLQDESLSRTLIARHLSPLAGLTPERCERLEATLLAWLGGMGAPEVAKALSIHPQTVRYRMRQLEKLFGAGLRDPRTRFEIEMALRSRQLMSGVRRRRAAATRRPRAAAKPRRALPRP; translated from the coding sequence ATGGTGAGCGAAGCCCTCAACGACGCCTTACCGCAACGCGGCATCCGGGCCGACAGCGAAGACGACCAACTCGCGATCCTGGCCGAACTGATCGCGCAAACACTTTGCGATCGCAATCCTGGCTTCCGGGAAGTCATCGAGCGCGGCGGTCACCAGCAGGTCACCCGCCTGATCGAGGAGGTGCTACGACGCGGCCGGCCGCTGCCCGACAAGGTGCGCGCCGTCATGCTGCGCACCGACACCGACATCCATCTCGTGGCGTCCGCACTGGGCGACTGTCTGGTCAGCGCACACAAGGAGGCGCCGGGCCTGCTGATCCCCGCCCAGCTCGCCGACGGCAAGAGCGGCAGGGCGAGGCTGAAGGGCGTACTGCGGCATCGTGCCGCCGTGGTCGGCCATGCGGTGCCGGCGCACGAGGCCGCCGCGTCCGTACGCTCGGCATCCCGGCTGCTGGACCTGGCGTCCCCGCACGACGGCCCCGAGGCCGGCGTGGTGTTCGTCGACGACCACCTCTCGTCCCTCCTGCTCCTCCAGGACGAGTCGTTGTCCCGCACCCTGATCGCCCGCCATCTGAGCCCGCTGGCGGGACTGACGCCGGAGCGGTGCGAGCGCCTGGAGGCCACCCTGCTGGCCTGGCTCGGCGGCATGGGGGCTCCCGAGGTGGCCAAGGCGCTCAGCATCCACCCGCAGACGGTGCGCTACCGGATGCGCCAGCTGGAGAAGCTGTTCGGGGCCGGCCTTCGCGACCCACGGACCCGCTTCGAGATCGAGATGGCGCTCCGCAGCCGCCAGCTGATGTCCGGCGTACGACGGCGGCGCGCGGCCGCCACCCGCCGCCCACGCGCCGCCGCCAAGCCCCGCAGGGCCCTGCCCCGCCCCTAG
- a CDS encoding M55 family metallopeptidase, with product MKILISADMEGATGVTWPADVLPGTPQWERCRHMFTSDVNAAIAGFFAGGADEVLVNEAHWTMRNLLLEQLDERAQMLTGRHKSLSMVEGVQHGDVDGIAFVGYHTGAGTEGVLAHTYLANTLTGVWVDGTRASEGYLNSLVVAGYGVPVVLVTGDDRTCQDALGYAPQAPAVAVKDYVSRYAAVCRPPARTAAEIRAAACKGAGLAVRHEPSRRGPFRVEMEFDAEHLVGAATCVPGVERTGERRVAYTSGDMYEGIRCFKAVTTVVSSAVEEQYG from the coding sequence GTGAAGATCCTCATCTCCGCGGACATGGAGGGCGCCACGGGCGTGACCTGGCCCGCCGATGTGCTGCCCGGCACCCCTCAATGGGAGCGCTGCCGCCATATGTTCACGTCCGACGTGAATGCGGCGATCGCCGGATTCTTCGCCGGCGGGGCCGACGAGGTGCTGGTCAACGAGGCGCACTGGACCATGCGCAATCTGCTGCTGGAACAGCTCGACGAGCGGGCGCAGATGCTCACCGGGCGGCACAAATCGCTCAGCATGGTCGAAGGCGTGCAGCACGGCGATGTCGACGGCATCGCCTTCGTCGGCTACCACACGGGGGCGGGCACCGAAGGCGTCCTCGCGCACACCTACCTCGCCAACACCCTCACCGGCGTCTGGGTCGACGGCACCCGGGCGAGCGAGGGCTATCTGAACTCCCTTGTGGTCGCCGGGTACGGCGTGCCGGTGGTGCTGGTCACCGGCGACGACCGCACCTGTCAGGACGCGCTGGGCTACGCCCCGCAGGCACCGGCCGTGGCGGTCAAGGACTATGTGTCGCGCTATGCGGCGGTGTGCCGGCCGCCGGCCCGTACGGCGGCCGAGATCCGGGCCGCGGCCTGCAAGGGAGCGGGGCTGGCGGTACGTCACGAACCCTCCCGGCGCGGGCCGTTCCGGGTCGAGATGGAGTTCGACGCCGAGCACCTGGTGGGCGCGGCGACCTGCGTTCCCGGCGTGGAGCGAACGGGAGAGCGCCGCGTTGCGTATACCAGTGGGGACATGTACGAGGGGATCCGGTGCTTCAAGGCCGTGACCACCGTCGTGTCGTCCGCCGTGGAGGAGCAATATGGCTGA
- a CDS encoding M20/M25/M40 family metallo-hydrolase, with amino-acid sequence MAERERAGETGGVGQQALDEVVRFTSELIRIDTANAGDGACRERPAAEYVAERLSGAGLTPTLLERSKGRTNVVARIEGTDPGADALLVHGHLDVVPAEPADWSVHPFSGEVRDGVVWGRGAIDMKNMDAMVLAVVREWARGGVRPRRDIVLAFTADEEASAEDGSGFLADRHAGLFEGCTEGISESGAFTFHADRGMRLYPVAAGERGTAWLKLTARGRAGHGSKVNRDNAVSRLAAAVARIGAHEWPVRLTPTVRTALGRLAELHAVDVDIEAPDFDVDALLGRLGAAAKLVEPTVRNSANPTMLAAGYKVNVIPGSAVAYVDGRVLPGGEVEFQAALDELTGPGVSWDYDHREVALQAPVDSPAYAAMRAAIERFDPDGHVVPYCMSGGTDAKQFSRLGITGYGFSPLKLPEGFDYQALFHGVDERVPVEGLHFGVRVLDHFLRTV; translated from the coding sequence ATGGCTGAGCGGGAGAGGGCCGGGGAGACCGGCGGCGTCGGGCAGCAGGCGCTCGACGAGGTGGTGCGGTTCACCTCCGAGCTGATCCGGATCGACACCGCCAACGCCGGCGACGGCGCCTGCCGGGAGCGGCCGGCCGCCGAGTACGTCGCCGAGCGGCTGTCCGGGGCCGGGCTGACGCCGACACTGCTGGAGCGCAGCAAGGGCCGTACGAATGTCGTCGCCCGCATCGAGGGCACCGACCCCGGGGCCGACGCCCTGCTGGTGCACGGACATCTGGACGTGGTCCCCGCCGAGCCCGCCGACTGGAGCGTGCACCCCTTCTCCGGGGAGGTCCGCGACGGTGTGGTCTGGGGCCGGGGCGCCATCGACATGAAGAACATGGACGCGATGGTGCTCGCCGTCGTACGGGAGTGGGCCCGCGGCGGAGTGCGGCCGCGGCGCGACATCGTGCTGGCCTTCACCGCCGACGAGGAGGCCAGTGCCGAGGACGGCTCCGGTTTCCTGGCCGACCGGCACGCCGGGCTTTTCGAGGGCTGCACCGAAGGCATCAGCGAGTCCGGGGCCTTCACCTTCCACGCGGACCGCGGGATGCGGCTGTACCCGGTCGCGGCGGGGGAGCGCGGCACCGCCTGGCTGAAGCTGACCGCCCGGGGCCGGGCGGGGCACGGCTCGAAGGTCAACCGCGACAACGCGGTCAGCAGGCTGGCCGCGGCCGTGGCCCGGATCGGCGCGCACGAGTGGCCGGTCCGGCTCACCCCGACCGTGCGGACCGCTCTCGGCAGGCTCGCCGAGCTGCACGCCGTCGACGTGGACATCGAAGCGCCGGACTTCGATGTCGATGCGCTGCTCGGCCGGCTCGGCGCGGCCGCCAAACTGGTTGAGCCGACCGTCCGCAACAGCGCCAATCCGACGATGCTCGCGGCCGGTTACAAGGTCAATGTGATCCCGGGATCGGCCGTCGCCTACGTGGACGGCCGGGTGCTCCCCGGGGGAGAAGTGGAGTTCCAAGCGGCCCTGGACGAGCTCACCGGACCCGGGGTGAGCTGGGACTACGACCATCGCGAGGTCGCCCTGCAGGCCCCGGTCGACTCCCCGGCGTATGCCGCGATGCGGGCCGCGATCGAGCGCTTCGACCCGGACGGCCATGTCGTGCCGTACTGCATGTCCGGTGGCACGGACGCCAAGCAGTTCTCCCGGCTGGGCATCACCGGCTATGGTTTCTCGCCGCTCAAACTGCCCGAGGGGTTCGACTACCAGGCGCTCTTCCACGGCGTGGACGAGCGGGTGCCGGTCGAGGGGCTGCACTTCGGCGTCCGGGTGCTCGATCACTTCCTGCGGACGGTCTGA